The Martelella endophytica genome contains the following window.
AGCGCGTTCAGCAGGCCTGGGCCGAGGACGGCGACGATCGCGAGCGCCAGCAGGATATACGGGAAGGCCATGACCATATCGATGCCGCGCATCAGAATATTGTCGGTGCGCCCGCCCGCATAGCCGGCGACAAGGCCGATCAGCGAGCCGAAGAAGGCGGCGATCAGCGTCGCCGAGATGCCGACGGCAAGACTGACCCGCGTGCCCCAGATCAGCCGCGAAAGCAGGTCGCGGCCAAGGGCGTCGGTGCCCAGCAGATGGCCTTCCGAGAAGGGCGGTGTCAGCCGGACGGACGGATCGGTTACATTCGGTGGCTGCAGCGGCAGGATGGGGGCGGCAAGCGCGACGATGACGATCAGGGCAAAGACGATGAGGCCCGCTGTCGCAAGCGTATTGTTGAGCAGAAGCCGGATCGCGCTCGGGCGGCCGCTTTTCTTCTTCTTTGCCGGTGTGGAAATCGCAGCATCGGTCATCAGCGCAACCTCGGATCAAGTATGGTCTGAACGACATCGGCGGCGAGGTTGAACAGCACATAGGCTGCCGCCACAACCAGAACGCCGCCCTGGACGGTGAGCAGGTCGCGGGTGGAGATCGCGGTTACCAGCATCGAGCCGATACCCGGCCACTGGAACACGGTCTCGATATAGACCGCGCCGCCGAGCACGAAGCCGGCCTGAATGCCGAGCACGGGAATGACGGAAACGAGCGCCGCCTTGAACGCATGGCGCATGATCACGCGCCGCTCCTTCAGTCCCTTGGCGCGGGCGGTGCGGATGTAATCCTGTCTGAGCACTTCCAGCATTGCCGTGCGCGTCAGCCGGGCGATCACGCCGGTGGCGACGACGGCAAGGGTGAAGGCGGGCAATATCAGATGTTTCAGAAGATCGAGCGGGCCGCCGCCGCCATAGATGGCGAACATCCCCGATGCCGGGAACCAGTGCAGCTTGACGGCGAACACCAGAATGAGCAGCAGGCCGAGCCAGAACGAAGGCACCGAGATGCCGATCAGCACGAACAGCGTCACCAGCTTGTCGGTGAGGCCGTATTGCCGCACCGCCGAGACGATGCCGGCAATCAGGCCGAGGATGGAACAGAGCACCATCGAAGTGCCGGCCAGGATCAGCGTATTGCCGAAGCGCTCCGAGATGATGTCGATTACCGGTCGGTTCTGGGTATAGGAGCGGCCGAAATCGCCGTGGAGAATGTTGCCGAGCCAGATGAAATATTGCTGCACCAGCGGCTTGTCGAGCCCGAGCGCCCTGTTGATGCGTTCGACGTTTTCCGGCGTCGCATAGGAGCCGAGAATGGCCGTTGCCGGATCGCCCGGGATCATCGCCATGATGGCGAAGACGATGATGGTCAGGCCAAACAGCACCGGAATGACGGTCAGAAGCCGCCGGAGGATATAATGTGCCATGGCGTATTCTCCGTGGTGGCCATGAATCCTGGAGGCGATGCGGCCCCGCTACTGGACCCACCCCGCCCTCTGTCGTCACCCTCGGGCTTGTCCCGAGGGTCTAAGCACGTATCAGCCCGACCGGCGTTTCGGGTCAGAAAAGGTCAGAAAGAAGTCTCTTGCCAACTGACCAGGGACTCCGCTCGCATGGAGAGGGGATTAGATCCTCGGGACAAGCCCGAGGATGACGCCCGTTCAGAGGACAGGTTTGCGCCCGAACATTGGACAGGTTTGTCGCCAATCCGGGCGCTTGGGCACCCGCTCGTCAGTTCGGCTTCGAAACCTTCTGCAGCTGCAGGAAGAACGAGGGCTGCAGCTTGAAGTTTTCGACGGTCGCCTTGGTCACGGCGTTCTGCTTCCAGTTGGCGACGAAGACCCACGGGGCATCGTCGTGGACGATATCCTGCATCTGCTTGTAGAGATCCGCGCGCTTGTCCTGATCGGTGGCGGTGCGGGCTTCCTCAAGCAGCTTGTCGACCTCCGGATTGGAATAGTAGCCGGAGTTGAAACCGCCCTTGTCGGGGAAGGCCTCGGTCCTCAGCGTCAGGAAGGGCAGGGTGTCCGGGTCGTTGGTC
Protein-coding sequences here:
- a CDS encoding ABC transporter permease is translated as MAHYILRRLLTVIPVLFGLTIIVFAIMAMIPGDPATAILGSYATPENVERINRALGLDKPLVQQYFIWLGNILHGDFGRSYTQNRPVIDIISERFGNTLILAGTSMVLCSILGLIAGIVSAVRQYGLTDKLVTLFVLIGISVPSFWLGLLLILVFAVKLHWFPASGMFAIYGGGGPLDLLKHLILPAFTLAVVATGVIARLTRTAMLEVLRQDYIRTARAKGLKERRVIMRHAFKAALVSVIPVLGIQAGFVLGGAVYIETVFQWPGIGSMLVTAISTRDLLTVQGGVLVVAAAYVLFNLAADVVQTILDPRLR